One window from the genome of Amycolatopsis sp. NBC_01480 encodes:
- a CDS encoding MCE family protein gives MRTPENPVRTALIGLVVLALAFVTALNAPDLPVIGDGTTYAAEFTEAAGLQAGNDVRIAGVKVGRVSAIGLNGARVRVSFKVKGAWLGDTTGAAIKLKTVLGQKYLALDPEGSGTLDPDQPIPSSRTTVPYDLLPAFQQLSATVDNIDTGQLARSFEAITATFANTPADVRTTLGGLSRLSDTIASRDRGLTQLLANTRQVSSTLADRDAEVQRLFTDGNQLLDEVRRRESAISALLGGSRELATQLSGLIEDNDHTLGPVLTQLDQLTSLLQRNQDSLAKGIQAFAPFIRFATNLSGNGRWIDGYLCGLLPPSVGPLNEPGCFG, from the coding sequence ATGAGAACCCCCGAGAACCCCGTCCGGACCGCGCTGATCGGGCTCGTCGTGCTGGCGCTGGCCTTCGTCACCGCGCTGAACGCGCCGGACCTGCCCGTGATCGGCGACGGCACCACGTACGCGGCGGAGTTCACCGAGGCCGCCGGCCTGCAGGCCGGGAACGACGTGCGCATCGCCGGGGTGAAGGTCGGCCGCGTGTCGGCGATCGGCCTGAACGGCGCGCGCGTGCGGGTTTCGTTCAAGGTCAAGGGCGCCTGGCTCGGCGACACCACCGGCGCGGCGATCAAGCTCAAGACCGTGCTGGGCCAGAAGTACCTCGCGCTGGACCCCGAGGGCAGCGGCACCCTCGACCCGGACCAGCCGATCCCGAGTTCCCGCACCACCGTGCCGTACGACCTGCTCCCGGCGTTCCAGCAGCTTTCCGCGACCGTGGACAACATCGACACCGGGCAGCTCGCGCGGAGTTTCGAGGCCATCACCGCGACGTTCGCGAACACCCCCGCGGACGTGCGAACCACGCTCGGCGGGCTCTCCCGGCTGTCGGACACCATCGCCTCGCGCGACCGCGGGCTGACGCAGCTGCTCGCGAACACCCGGCAGGTCTCGTCCACGCTGGCCGACCGCGACGCGGAGGTCCAGCGCCTGTTCACCGACGGCAACCAGCTGCTCGACGAGGTCCGCCGCCGCGAGTCCGCGATCTCCGCCCTGCTCGGCGGCTCACGCGAACTCGCGACCCAGCTGTCCGGCCTGATCGAGGACAACGACCACACGCTAGGCCCCGTGCTCACCCAGCTCGATCAGCTCACGTCGCTGCTGCAACGCAACCAGGACTCACTCGCCAAGGGCATTCAGGCGTTCGCGCCGTTCATCCGCTTCGCCACCAACTTGTCCGGCAACGGCCGCTGGATCGACGGTTACCTGTGCGGCCTGCTGCCGCCCTCGGTCGGGCCGCTCAACGAGCCGGGGTGCTTCGGCTGA
- a CDS encoding magnesium transporter CorA family protein, with translation MAYTRVYREGVLAERDFPVERVSDYLQDPSATVWLDFCEPTEADLAAISEELGLHALAVEDAVHEHQRPKLDRYETHAFLTAYSAHFDPESGAVTRSELAAFITPRALVTVRKDDGFDIEAVAARWDSSADLAKSGISFLLHGLLDYVVDGHFESVQALDEQIEALEDLVFDERPDQRELQRRSFRLRKSLTTLRRVVLPMREVVNALMRRDQHLVDDVMMPYFQDVYDHVLRASEWTESLRDLVATVRETQLNLQGNRLNLIMKKVTSWAAIIAVPTAVTGFYGQNVPYPGFQTMSGFWVSTVVIVLLSVALYASFKRRDWL, from the coding sequence GTGGCGTACACGCGGGTTTACCGCGAAGGCGTGCTGGCGGAGCGGGATTTCCCGGTCGAGCGGGTCTCGGACTACCTGCAGGACCCGTCGGCCACGGTGTGGCTCGACTTCTGCGAGCCGACCGAGGCGGACCTCGCCGCGATCAGCGAGGAGCTGGGCCTGCACGCGCTGGCCGTCGAGGACGCGGTGCACGAGCATCAGCGGCCGAAACTCGACCGGTATGAGACGCATGCGTTCCTCACCGCGTACTCGGCGCATTTCGACCCCGAGAGCGGGGCGGTCACGCGGTCGGAGCTGGCCGCGTTCATCACCCCGCGCGCGCTGGTCACCGTGCGCAAGGACGACGGCTTCGACATCGAGGCCGTCGCCGCGCGCTGGGACTCGTCGGCGGACCTGGCGAAATCCGGCATTTCCTTCCTGCTGCACGGATTGCTCGACTATGTCGTCGACGGGCACTTCGAGAGCGTGCAGGCGCTCGACGAGCAGATCGAGGCCCTGGAGGACCTGGTCTTCGACGAGCGGCCCGACCAGCGGGAGCTGCAACGGCGCTCGTTCCGGCTGCGCAAGAGCCTCACCACGCTGCGCCGGGTCGTGCTGCCCATGCGCGAGGTGGTGAACGCGCTGATGCGCCGCGACCAGCACCTGGTCGACGACGTGATGATGCCGTACTTCCAGGACGTCTACGACCACGTGCTGCGCGCGTCGGAGTGGACGGAGTCGTTGCGGGACCTGGTGGCGACCGTGCGCGAGACCCAGCTGAACCTGCAGGGCAACCGGCTGAACCTGATCATGAAGAAGGTCACCAGCTGGGCCGCGATCATCGCGGTGCCCACGGCGGTGACCGGGTTCTACGGGCAGAACGTGCCGTATCCGGGTTTCCAGACGATGTCCGGGTTCTGGGTGTCCACAGTGGTCATCGTGCTGCTTTCGGTGGCCCTGTACGCCTCGTTCAAGCGTCGCGACTGGCTGTGA
- a CDS encoding helix-turn-helix transcriptional regulator yields MRASRLVSALLLLQARGRLTAGQLAQELEVSVRTVYRDMESLAAAGIPLYGEAGHDGGYQLVEGYRTRLTGLTAGEAEALFLAGLPDAAADLGLGGVRATGRLKLLAALPEGLRERAGHVQARFHLDTAGWYAQREAVPHLAAVVEATWQGRLLRLRYRRWAEPREVVRTVEPYGVVLKAGSWYLVAGVGGAARTYRVSQIEAAEVLDAGFSRPESFVLEQHWAAYLADFEARRLRAEAVLRLSPEVFANIADLLEPVQAAAARETAVPEPGGWVRVVVPIESVDHAARGFLGLGEGAEVVSPPELRDRMAGIVETLAAVYGRSMARV; encoded by the coding sequence ATGAGAGCGAGCCGGCTGGTGTCCGCCCTGCTGCTCCTGCAGGCCCGCGGCCGGCTGACCGCGGGGCAGCTGGCCCAGGAGCTGGAGGTCTCCGTGCGCACGGTTTATCGCGACATGGAGTCGCTGGCCGCGGCGGGCATCCCGCTGTACGGCGAGGCGGGCCACGACGGCGGCTACCAGCTGGTCGAGGGCTACCGCACGCGGCTGACCGGGCTCACCGCCGGTGAGGCGGAGGCGTTGTTCCTGGCCGGGCTGCCGGACGCGGCGGCCGACCTCGGGCTCGGCGGGGTGCGGGCGACCGGGCGGCTCAAGCTGCTCGCCGCGTTGCCCGAGGGCCTGCGCGAGCGCGCCGGTCATGTCCAGGCGCGCTTCCACCTCGACACCGCGGGCTGGTACGCGCAGCGCGAGGCCGTGCCGCACCTGGCGGCGGTGGTCGAGGCGACGTGGCAGGGCCGGTTGCTGCGCCTGCGTTACCGGCGCTGGGCGGAGCCGCGGGAGGTGGTCCGCACGGTGGAGCCGTACGGCGTGGTGCTCAAAGCCGGCAGCTGGTACCTGGTGGCGGGCGTCGGCGGCGCGGCGCGCACCTACCGCGTCTCGCAGATCGAGGCCGCCGAAGTGCTCGATGCCGGGTTCAGCCGGCCGGAAAGCTTTGTGCTGGAACAACACTGGGCCGCGTACCTGGCCGATTTCGAGGCCCGGCGGCTGCGCGCCGAGGCCGTGCTCCGGCTGTCTCCGGAGGTGTTCGCGAACATCGCCGACTTGCTGGAGCCGGTGCAGGCCGCAGCGGCACGCGAGACGGCGGTGCCCGAGCCCGGCGGCTGGGTGCGCGTGGTCGTCCCGATCGAGTCGGTGGACCACGCCGCGCGCGGCTTCCTGGGGCTGGGCGAGGGTGCCGAAGTCGTGTCGCCGCCCGAGCTGCGTGACCGAATGGCCGGAATCGTCGAGACGCTGGCCGCGGTGTACGGGAGGAGCATGGCGCGGGTCTGA